A genomic window from Sphingobacterium spiritivorum includes:
- a CDS encoding DUF1801 domain-containing protein, with product MKTLADYYLSQPEPHKSCLLALRDIILSVDPDITHELKYGMPFFCYKGKMFCYLWIHKSYDQPYIGIVEGKRLTHPLLITEKRARMKIMLLDPDKDLPISLIKDILYQAIQLYKDGTIAIPNKKSK from the coding sequence ATGAAAACATTGGCAGATTATTACTTATCACAACCGGAGCCTCATAAAAGTTGCCTGTTAGCGCTACGGGATATTATTCTGTCTGTGGATCCGGATATAACACATGAGTTGAAATATGGAATGCCTTTCTTTTGTTATAAAGGTAAAATGTTTTGCTATCTGTGGATACATAAATCATATGACCAACCCTATATTGGTATTGTTGAAGGTAAACGCCTAACGCACCCTCTGCTGATAACTGAAAAAAGAGCCCGAATGAAAATCATGCTTTTAGATCCCGATAAGGATCTGCCGATATCTCTCATTAAAGATATACTATATCAGGCTATTCAACTTTATAAAGACGGTACAATTGCCATCCCTAATAAAAAATCAAAATGA
- a CDS encoding OsmC family protein, giving the protein MSKQHYYNVTVEWTGNTGQGTKSYTSYSRNHSIRSESKTIIEASSDPAFRGDPQRYNPEELLLSSVSSCHMLWYLHLCTQHNITVLTYIDQPKGTMLENEDGSGYFTGIILHPQIEIAEEDQVELAKDLHHKANTYCFIANSLNFKVQHNCIIKVRK; this is encoded by the coding sequence ATGAGTAAACAGCATTATTATAATGTAACGGTAGAATGGACAGGGAACACGGGGCAGGGAACCAAAAGCTATACCTCCTACAGTCGCAACCATTCAATCCGGTCTGAAAGCAAAACCATTATCGAGGCCTCGTCCGATCCGGCTTTCAGAGGAGACCCACAAAGATACAATCCGGAAGAACTGCTTCTCTCGTCTGTTTCGTCCTGCCATATGCTCTGGTACCTTCACTTGTGTACTCAGCACAATATTACCGTACTGACGTATATAGATCAACCCAAAGGCACAATGCTGGAAAATGAAGATGGAAGTGGTTATTTTACCGGAATAATCTTACATCCACAGATAGAGATAGCAGAGGAAGATCAAGTAGAACTGGCTAAAGACTTACATCACAAAGCCAATACATATTGCTTTATAGCCAACTCGCTCAATTTCAAAGTACAACACAACTGTATAATCAAAGTCCGTAAATAA